The proteins below are encoded in one region of Silene latifolia isolate original U9 population chromosome 2, ASM4854445v1, whole genome shotgun sequence:
- the LOC141641464 gene encoding uncharacterized protein LOC141641464: protein MKRIEAVCRNFLWDNSADYRRSPLVGWDTVCRPKEEGGLGLKDQEKWNKAMIGRLVDWVAEKRDSIWVHWVHNNYLKGRAWMEYSPTTNSSWIWRRICKVKEEMAAGYTDGKWEVQQDGYTPAGCYNWFKGNWPCVTWYKVIWNGWAIPKHQFLGWLIAHEALNTVARLKSFGMDIEDKCYLCGVDEESAGHLFFECMYSTRVITELNRQTRWDFPMRNVVHWCEQRTGTKAQRGVQSALMLSALYQVWKQRNKSKNEAVLVRPECVAKMIMDEMRSRVRGLERATLTQSRERLVY from the coding sequence ATGAAGAGAATAGAGGCAGTGTGCAGGAACTTCCTTTGGGACAATAGTGCAGATTACAGGAGATCTCCTCTTGTGGGATGGGATACTGTCTGTAGACCAAAGGAAGAAGGGGGACTAGGACTGAAAGATCAGGAAAAGTGGAACAAGGCTATGATAGGCAGGCTTGTTGACTGGGTAGCTGAGAAAAGGGATTCAATTTGGGTACATTGGGTTCATAATAACTACCTAAAGGGACGGGCGTGGATGGAGTACTCCCCTACCACGAATTCGAGTTGGATTTGGAGAAGAATATGCAAGGTTAAAGAGGAAATGGCTGCTGGATATACAGATGGCAAATGGGAGGTACAGCAGGATGGTTATACACCAGCTGGGTGTTATAACTGGTTTAAGGGGAATTGGCCTTGTGTCACTTGGTATAAGGTAATCTGGAATGGATGGGCTATTCCCAAGCATCAATTTTTGGGGTGGCTAATTGCACATGAAGCTCTGAACACGGTTGCTAGATTGAAGAGCTTTGGTATGGACATAGAGGACAAGTGCTACTTATGTGGAGTGGATGAAGAATCTGCAGGTCACTTGTTCTTTGAGTGCATGTACAGCACAAGGGTCATTACAGAATTAAACAGGCAAACAAGGTGGGACTTCCCCATGAGGAATGTGGTTCACTGGTGTGAGCAGAGGACGGGAACAAAGGCGCAAAGAGGGGTGCAGTCAGCTTTGATGTTGAGTGCACTATACCAGGTCTGGAAACAGAGAAACAAAAGCAAAAATGAAGCTGTTTTGGTACGGCCTGAGTGTGTGGCAAAGATGATTATGGATGAGATGAGGTCACGAGTTCGAGGCTTGGAAAGAGCTACCCTAACACAAAGCCGAGAGAGATTGGTTTATTAA